One bacterium genomic window, CCTTTAAACCTCCCCCCACGAAAACTCTCATCGGCATCCTAACCATGACCGAAGAGGACTTCCGCCAAACCTACCGCCACAGCCCCGTCAAGCGCGCTAAGTACACCGGTCTTCTAAGAAACGCCTGCATCGCTGCAGGGAACTCAAGCGATAAAGACCTCCTCCCCTTCCTCGAGCTTCTAACAACTCATGAGAATCCAATAGTATCCGAATGCGCAAAATGGGCAATTCGAACTATAACGGGTTAGCCTCTCTCCCTATCTCTAATATCAAGCAGACGTTTCATGACATGCGAGAGATTACCCGACCATGAGAGTGTTCCGAAGGCATCGTGGAGGGTTTTGTAGAGGCTGTAAAGCTGTTGGTAAATCGCTTGATGCTCTGGGATTGGGTGGTAGAGGGTTTCTTTGATCGCGCACATAGCTGATTGGGCTTCTTCGACACTCTTATAGCTTCCTGATGCGACTGCACCAGCGATTGAGGCGCCGAGGGCGGATGCTAAACCGGTTCGAGCAATCTTCATTGGGCAACCAGTGATGTCCGCATAAATTTGAAGCAACATTGGGTTCT contains:
- a CDS encoding epoxyqueuosine reductase; amino-acid sequence: FKPPPTKTLIGILTMTEEDFRQTYRHSPVKRAKYTGLLRNACIAAGNSSDKDLLPFLELLTTHENPIVSECAKWAIRTITG